A window of Eubacteriaceae bacterium ES3 contains these coding sequences:
- a CDS encoding phosphoenolpyruvate hydrolase family protein codes for MNKREKILKKIRNSLKMNKPVIGVAVGSGLFANQAIKGGADFLLALSAGRFRVAGQPSIGCMLSFVNSNELVFEFSGKEILPRFKEQSVIAGINATDPNYTHEELLKKVVSKGFGGVTNFPTVGLIDGVFRQYLEENGFGYEQEIAFMQKAVAADFFTIAFVFSREQANRMAKIGVDVICAHFGWTRGGEKSGKVFSSINECLEMADEIFLEADRINPSCFKMIYGGPINSPEDAYYFYKNSQAIGYIGGSSFERIPTELAISETTDKFKNYYKLKQENKHLKKELQRKRGFDEIVGQSSLMQNMYEVINKVANKDVNVLVQGESGTGKELVVKALHFNSKRYLGPLIKVNCAALPPNLLESELFGHEKGAFTGADKRRIGKFELANHGTLFLDEIGEMELELQSKVLRIIQQQEFERVGGEKTIYVDVRIICATNLDLKTAVAQNHFREDLYYRLNVIEINTPPLRHHPEDIPLLCREFLKEFQDKYQSETKRLTPDAVDNLMCYNWPGNVRELKHIIERAFILSDG; via the coding sequence ATGAATAAACGGGAAAAGATTCTAAAAAAAATCAGAAACAGTTTGAAGATGAATAAACCGGTGATTGGTGTAGCAGTAGGATCAGGTCTCTTTGCCAATCAGGCAATTAAAGGAGGGGCAGATTTTCTGCTGGCCTTAAGTGCCGGAAGATTTCGGGTGGCTGGCCAGCCATCAATTGGCTGTATGCTTTCTTTTGTAAATAGTAATGAACTGGTCTTTGAATTTTCAGGTAAAGAAATTCTACCTCGCTTCAAGGAACAGTCAGTGATTGCCGGCATTAATGCTACTGATCCTAATTACACTCATGAGGAGCTACTTAAAAAAGTAGTTTCTAAAGGATTTGGCGGGGTAACTAACTTTCCCACAGTCGGTTTGATAGATGGTGTTTTCAGACAATATCTGGAAGAAAATGGATTTGGATATGAGCAAGAGATAGCATTTATGCAAAAAGCGGTGGCAGCTGACTTTTTTACAATTGCTTTTGTTTTTTCACGAGAACAGGCCAATAGAATGGCAAAAATTGGGGTCGATGTGATCTGCGCTCATTTTGGCTGGACAAGAGGAGGAGAAAAATCCGGAAAAGTATTTTCAAGCATAAATGAGTGTCTGGAAATGGCCGATGAAATATTTTTAGAAGCGGATCGTATCAATCCAAGCTGCTTTAAGATGATTTATGGTGGACCGATTAATTCACCCGAGGACGCCTATTATTTTTACAAGAATTCCCAAGCCATCGGATATATCGGTGGGTCAAGTTTTGAACGAATTCCCACTGAACTGGCAATTTCAGAGACCACCGATAAATTTAAAAACTATTATAAATTAAAACAGGAAAATAAGCATTTAAAAAAAGAATTACAGCGGAAAAGGGGCTTTGATGAAATTGTCGGCCAATCCAGCCTGATGCAAAATATGTATGAGGTTATCAATAAAGTTGCCAATAAGGATGTGAATGTCCTGGTTCAGGGGGAAAGTGGTACTGGCAAAGAATTAGTGGTGAAAGCCTTGCATTTTAACAGTAAACGTTACCTCGGGCCTTTAATTAAGGTAAATTGTGCGGCGCTTCCACCTAACCTTCTGGAAAGTGAATTATTTGGTCATGAGAAGGGGGCTTTCACAGGGGCTGATAAAAGAAGAATTGGGAAATTTGAATTAGCCAATCATGGAACGCTGTTTCTTGATGAGATCGGCGAAATGGAGCTTGAACTGCAGTCGAAAGTTTTAAGAATTATCCAACAGCAGGAATTTGAGCGGGTTGGCGGAGAAAAGACAATTTACGTTGATGTGCGTATTATCTGCGCAACTAACCTTGATTTAAAAACAGCAGTAGCACAAAATCATTTTCGTGAAGATCTGTATTATCGTCTGAATGTTATTGAAATCAATACTCCACCATTACGGCATCATCCGGAAGATATACCTTTGTTATGTCGGGAGTTTTTGAAAGAGTTTCAAGACAAATATCAGTCTGAAACTAAAAGACTGACACCTGATGCAGTAGATAATTTAATGTGCTACAATTGGCCGGGGAATGTAAGAGAACTTAAGCATATTATTGAACGGGCCTTTATTTTAAGTGATGGGTAG
- a CDS encoding class I SAM-dependent methyltransferase, translating into MSIKLPPRLKRIAECASGFQTLADIGTDHGYIPVKMIQEGRVKGAIACDINRMPLQKAEDLIQANHLSDKIKTRLGSGLSVLEENEADLVVIAGMGGVLISDILEASEKVAKSVNTLILQPMNAQNVLRHYLEDNGYNIVGEALAKEGKRVYEILIVQVGKMKVRNELEYELGIDYQKRLDPLLIDLIDRKLELEMRIIAATEDKITPVAKEQYKKSKDYIEKLNEVKRWLSDLNKL; encoded by the coding sequence ATGAGCATAAAGTTGCCCCCTAGACTAAAAAGAATAGCGGAATGTGCAAGCGGTTTTCAGACGCTGGCTGATATCGGCACGGATCATGGATATATACCGGTTAAGATGATTCAGGAAGGCCGTGTTAAGGGCGCTATCGCCTGCGATATCAACAGAATGCCGCTTCAGAAAGCAGAAGATTTGATTCAGGCGAATCACTTGTCCGATAAAATTAAGACCCGACTTGGTTCGGGTCTTTCTGTGCTTGAAGAAAACGAAGCAGACCTGGTCGTTATTGCCGGAATGGGTGGGGTTCTGATTTCGGATATTCTTGAAGCTTCTGAAAAAGTCGCTAAATCGGTGAATACCCTGATTCTTCAACCGATGAATGCACAAAATGTTTTACGGCATTACCTTGAGGATAACGGATATAATATTGTTGGCGAAGCGCTGGCAAAAGAAGGAAAACGTGTTTATGAAATTCTGATTGTTCAGGTCGGAAAAATGAAGGTCAGAAATGAACTTGAATACGAACTTGGCATTGATTATCAAAAACGGTTAGATCCGCTACTGATTGATTTGATTGACAGAAAACTGGAACTTGAAATGCGGATTATTGCAGCAACAGAGGATAAAATTACTCCAGTTGCAAAAGAACAGTATAAAAAGAGCAAGGATTATATTGAAAAACTCAATGAGGTGAAGAGATGGCTGTCAGACTTGAACAAATTATAA
- a CDS encoding Nif3-like dinuclear metal center hexameric protein, whose product MAVRLEQIIKGIETVAPRYLQESWDNVGLMLGERSQMIEKIILTLDVTEAVIEEAIEEQVDLIISHHPFIFSGLKTLSCDTLKGRMIRRLIQNNISVYSAHTNLDLARFGLNDFVGNKLGLKSMKPLENFVENYVKLAVFVPATHEKEILNALGKTGAGAIGNYDSCSFSCSGTGRFRPLTGADPFIGTVNEFEAVKELRIEAIVHERSLEKTINQVKKMHPYETMAYDVYPLKTKMEAIHGLGRIGELQDSCNSDIWIEQLKKALNIKILREAGKRPARIKKVALCTGAGADLLSIAKALKADVFVTGDLKYHDGQRAEELGIWVLDAGHFETEKFAPDCLEKILNEQLSVDCPAIIKANSMEGFLKFI is encoded by the coding sequence ATGGCTGTCAGACTTGAACAAATTATAAAAGGGATTGAAACAGTTGCGCCGCGGTATCTTCAAGAATCATGGGATAACGTGGGATTGATGCTGGGTGAACGCAGTCAGATGATTGAGAAGATTATACTGACTCTTGATGTTACTGAAGCAGTGATTGAAGAAGCGATAGAAGAACAAGTCGACTTGATTATCAGTCATCATCCTTTTATTTTCAGCGGACTCAAAACGCTGTCTTGTGACACTTTAAAAGGCCGAATGATCAGAAGGTTAATTCAGAATAATATCAGTGTTTACTCAGCTCACACTAATCTGGATTTGGCAAGATTTGGTCTTAACGATTTTGTTGGCAATAAACTGGGATTAAAAAGCATGAAACCGCTGGAAAATTTTGTCGAAAATTATGTTAAATTGGCAGTATTTGTTCCTGCAACCCATGAAAAAGAAATACTAAATGCGTTGGGAAAAACTGGTGCCGGTGCAATTGGCAATTATGATTCATGCAGTTTTTCATGTTCTGGTACAGGACGTTTTCGTCCGCTGACGGGGGCAGATCCCTTTATCGGAACAGTTAACGAGTTTGAGGCTGTAAAAGAGCTACGCATTGAAGCAATAGTTCATGAAAGGTCACTTGAAAAAACTATTAATCAGGTTAAAAAAATGCATCCCTATGAAACCATGGCTTATGATGTTTATCCGCTAAAAACAAAAATGGAAGCGATCCACGGCCTGGGGAGGATTGGTGAACTCCAAGATTCCTGCAATTCTGATATATGGATTGAACAGCTAAAAAAAGCTTTGAACATTAAAATTTTACGTGAAGCGGGAAAAAGGCCAGCAAGAATCAAAAAAGTTGCCCTTTGTACTGGTGCTGGTGCTGATCTTTTATCGATAGCCAAAGCATTAAAAGCTGATGTGTTTGTGACCGGAGATCTCAAATATCACGACGGTCAAAGGGCTGAGGAATTGGGGATTTGGGTTCTGGATGCTGGTCATTTTGAAACAGAAAAATTCGCCCCGGACTGTTTAGAAAAAATATTAAATGAGCAACTTTCAGTGGATTGTCCGGCTATAATAAAGGCGAACAGTATGGAGGGTTTTCTGAAATTTATTTAA
- the rpoD gene encoding RNA polymerase sigma factor RpoD produces the protein MANEKNKKAAEGEQAAVESEKFDIKELPEIKLLMEAAKKAGTLDNAEMEKVVEKLEIEAEDIEVIYAQLQKDGVEISLADLDMDDDDIDLSDEEIEKLEEENQKEIDLADAVSVNDPVRLYLKEIGKVPLLTGDQEMKLAKRMEEGDESAKKELAEANLRLVVSIAKRYVGRGMSFLDLIQEGNLGLIKAVEKFDYTKGFKFSTYATWWIRQAITRAIADQARTIRIPVHMVETINKLIRVSRQLLQELGREPTPAEIGKEMDFSEEKVREIQKIAQDPVSLETPIGEEEDSHLGDFIPDDDAPAPAEAASYALLKEQLIEVLNTLTDREEKVLRLRFGLDDGRARTLEEVGKEFNVTRERIRQIEAKALRKLRHPSRSKKLKDYLT, from the coding sequence ATGGCCAATGAAAAAAATAAAAAAGCTGCTGAGGGGGAACAGGCAGCGGTTGAATCTGAAAAGTTTGATATAAAAGAACTGCCGGAGATCAAACTGCTTATGGAAGCGGCAAAAAAAGCCGGAACCCTTGACAATGCTGAAATGGAGAAAGTTGTTGAGAAGCTTGAAATAGAAGCGGAAGATATCGAAGTGATCTATGCTCAACTTCAAAAAGATGGCGTTGAAATTTCCTTGGCAGATCTTGATATGGATGATGATGATATTGATTTATCTGATGAAGAAATTGAAAAGCTGGAAGAAGAAAATCAAAAAGAGATTGACCTGGCTGATGCAGTGAGCGTTAATGATCCGGTTCGTTTATACCTGAAAGAAATTGGAAAGGTTCCCCTTTTAACCGGGGATCAAGAAATGAAACTGGCTAAGCGAATGGAAGAAGGCGATGAATCAGCAAAAAAAGAACTGGCAGAAGCTAACTTAAGACTGGTTGTCAGTATTGCTAAACGCTATGTTGGACGAGGTATGTCATTTCTTGATCTGATCCAGGAAGGGAATCTGGGGTTAATTAAAGCAGTAGAGAAGTTTGACTACACGAAAGGGTTTAAATTTTCTACCTATGCAACCTGGTGGATTCGTCAGGCAATTACCCGAGCCATTGCTGATCAGGCGCGAACTATCCGAATTCCTGTTCATATGGTAGAAACGATCAATAAACTGATTCGAGTATCTCGTCAGTTACTCCAGGAATTAGGGCGTGAACCTACTCCAGCCGAAATCGGCAAGGAAATGGATTTTTCAGAAGAAAAGGTCAGAGAGATTCAAAAAATTGCTCAGGATCCGGTATCATTGGAAACTCCGATTGGGGAGGAAGAAGACAGTCATCTGGGTGACTTTATCCCCGATGATGATGCACCAGCTCCAGCTGAAGCTGCGTCTTATGCGCTTCTAAAAGAGCAGCTGATTGAAGTATTAAACACCCTGACTGACCGTGAGGAAAAAGTGCTAAGACTTCGCTTTGGTTTGGATGATGGCAGAGCCCGAACGCTGGAGGAAGTCGGTAAGGAGTTCAATGTCACTAGAGAGCGAATTCGCCAGATTGAGGCCAAAGCGCTAAGAAAACTTCGACATCCTAGCCGCAGCAAAAAATTGAAAGACTATTTAACCTAA